One window of the Triticum dicoccoides isolate Atlit2015 ecotype Zavitan chromosome 3B, WEW_v2.0, whole genome shotgun sequence genome contains the following:
- the LOC119275374 gene encoding lachrymatory-factor synthase-like: MDVPTAGQAAAVPQRKALEWEGRVVSPVPTATADEAWALLSDFLAFHKWHPRVAVCRLASSGAAAPGCVRYCEGTPPADGTPADWAHETLLEHDQARRFFRYEMNDNNMGFGAFFAAFRVVPAAAGGCLLRWEFECEPVRGTPKEALEARLQAGLDGMAARVHEHLMSARGAVAAAAPPTAVTAGLEAADELKLDSSIAA; encoded by the coding sequence ATGGACGTGCCGACCGCCGGACAAGCCGCCGCTGTACCGCAGCGCAAGGCGTTGGAGTGGGAGGGCCGGGTGGTGTCCCCGGTGCCGACGGCGACGGCGGACGAGGCGTGGGCGCTGCTGTCGGACTTCCTGGCGTTCCACAAGTGGCACCCGCGCGTGGCGGTGTGCCGCCTGGCGTCCTCCGGCGCGGCGGCGCCCGGGTGCGTCCGCTACTGCGAGGGCACCCCGCCCGCCGACGGGACGCCCGCCGACTGGGCGCACGAGACGCTCCTCGAGCACGACCAGGCCCGCCGCTTCTTCCGCTACGAGATGAACGACAACAACATGGGCTTCGGCGCCTTCTTCGCCGCGTTCCGCGTCGTCCCCGCCGCGGCCGGCGGCTGCCTGCTGCGGTGGGAGTTCGAGTGCGAGCCCGTGCGGGGCACGCCCAAGGAGGCGCTCGAGGCGCGGCTGCAGGCCGGGCTCGACGGAATGGCCGCACGCGTGCACGAGCACCTCATGTCCGCGCGCggggccgtcgccgccgccgcgccgccgaccgCTGTGACTGCAGGGCTGGAGGCCGCCGATGAGCTCAAGCTGGACAGCTCCATCGCGGCCTGA